The following proteins are encoded in a genomic region of Paenibacillus sp. FSL H3-0469:
- a CDS encoding Shedu immune nuclease family protein — translation MSISITDVAEYIVKYIQAYRTEYRKFIDGGYPDINLSPYLNSKELHCYLSYDGAVIADSSKEPNYRWEIAGGPALMVDYSISRTPNSIIELLKKEGIYGKDIGISRLVSKEPLSNEVWRGRLPQPISLIKKQYDETIIYVYQFDISWTQLIEILTFGAFCKIININLPDISDNFWNPIIIRNLGFIPADRNNKRFFNYLELIRHVEEAAWDSRSIKTRVSYDLRRDFALSVVRTEDGMLSLSYEEQIQPFFDRLKELEKTISSFEQLLNEKEDAHEEVFHEFIKKNPILIDVYGDAISKPKLRYPSIEESPLGKEYVEPDFIIRYPLNHYRLIELEKPSKNIATKSGQPRSEVTQAVFQISEWKAYIRNHYELIKEQYPSINFNCYSSVIISRTTEESFVAGRNNRKYRELLKEHYSGVDEIITYDDLLIKAKDAYHKLINLVYK, via the coding sequence GTGAGTATTTCTATAACTGATGTAGCTGAATACATAGTTAAGTACATACAGGCTTACAGGACAGAATATCGTAAGTTTATAGATGGCGGGTATCCGGACATTAACTTGTCACCATATCTTAATTCCAAGGAATTACATTGTTATTTATCTTATGATGGTGCTGTTATTGCTGATTCCTCTAAAGAACCAAATTATCGATGGGAAATTGCAGGTGGTCCAGCTCTAATGGTTGATTATTCAATTAGTCGGACACCCAATTCAATAATTGAACTTCTAAAAAAAGAAGGGATATATGGAAAAGATATTGGGATATCTCGATTGGTTTCTAAAGAGCCTTTGTCGAATGAAGTTTGGAGGGGGCGATTACCTCAACCCATTAGTTTGATTAAGAAACAATATGATGAAACCATCATATATGTATATCAATTTGACATTTCATGGACTCAACTTATTGAAATATTAACATTTGGAGCATTTTGCAAAATTATTAACATTAATTTACCTGATATAAGCGATAACTTCTGGAATCCAATAATTATTAGGAATCTAGGATTCATTCCTGCTGACAGGAATAATAAAAGGTTTTTTAACTACTTAGAATTAATCCGTCATGTTGAAGAGGCTGCATGGGATTCAAGAAGTATAAAAACTCGTGTGTCATATGATCTTAGGAGAGATTTTGCGCTTTCAGTAGTGAGAACTGAAGATGGAATGCTTTCATTAAGCTACGAAGAACAGATACAGCCATTTTTTGATAGGTTGAAAGAATTAGAAAAAACTATTTCGTCCTTTGAGCAATTACTAAATGAGAAAGAGGATGCTCACGAAGAGGTATTTCATGAATTTATAAAAAAAAATCCAATATTGATTGATGTATATGGTGACGCTATATCTAAACCCAAACTGAGGTATCCTTCTATTGAAGAGTCACCTTTAGGAAAAGAATACGTTGAACCAGATTTTATTATAAGATATCCATTAAATCATTACAGATTAATAGAATTAGAAAAACCATCAAAAAATATTGCTACAAAGTCAGGACAACCTAGAAGTGAAGTAACCCAAGCGGTATTTCAAATATCTGAGTGGAAAGCTTATATTAGAAATCATTATGAGTTAATTAAAGAACAGTACCCTTCAATTAACTTTAATTGTTATAGTTCAGTCATAATTAGCAGGACAACGGAAGAAAGTTTTGTTGCGGGGAGAAATAACAGAAAATATAGAGAGCTTTTGAAAGAACATTACTCAGGAGTAGACGAGATCATAACTTATGACGATTTACTTATTAAAGCTAAAGATGCGTACCATAAATTAATAAATTTAGTATACAAGTAA
- a CDS encoding M23 family metallopeptidase: MEVSKKAREMKKIIGLLSVLSSPGIGLVLIFLGLAALVVMFVFLPFMIFSDADSYKPQSAGHYASLAPELDVDGTVYVWPVPTIDRISSTFALRDLFGTIRMHKGIDIANGPANTELQPIYSMAGGTVTLAGAASGYGQAIRIDHGNGLVTTYGHLSAQMNVSVGDVVSKGQLIGRIGQGIVGRSTGPHLHFQVELSGVPVDPLKYVFAPGTELPTLPTELGYRSLNIPYVLQFLEKRKSALADHNLLQMIDDAGRTKNVSPYLLIAITGQEQSFVPKNNNHASEIIRNPWNVYGCWCKGKGAGLSTGEAAQIAANTIIKLSQDLPAGRDPIQWLSAKDNPRGYYAEDNGWWIGVSKYFKLLVAGSG; the protein is encoded by the coding sequence GTGGAAGTCAGTAAAAAGGCCAGGGAGATGAAGAAAATCATCGGGCTGCTTTCAGTGCTTAGTTCCCCCGGGATCGGTTTAGTGCTGATTTTTCTTGGATTGGCTGCATTGGTAGTAATGTTTGTCTTCTTGCCATTCATGATCTTTTCCGATGCCGACAGCTATAAGCCACAATCCGCAGGCCATTATGCTTCGTTGGCCCCTGAGCTAGATGTGGATGGAACGGTATATGTCTGGCCGGTACCGACCATTGACCGGATCTCTTCAACGTTTGCTTTGCGTGATTTGTTTGGCACTATCCGCATGCATAAAGGGATTGATATTGCCAACGGTCCTGCCAATACGGAGCTACAGCCCATCTATTCCATGGCTGGAGGGACAGTGACGCTCGCTGGAGCAGCTAGTGGGTATGGTCAGGCGATTAGGATCGATCACGGCAATGGGCTAGTTACCACCTACGGACATTTATCCGCTCAGATGAACGTATCGGTGGGCGATGTGGTGAGCAAAGGACAGTTAATTGGCAGAATTGGACAGGGCATTGTCGGACGCTCTACCGGACCCCATTTACATTTTCAAGTGGAACTGAGCGGAGTGCCAGTTGATCCATTAAAATATGTCTTTGCTCCAGGTACGGAGCTGCCTACATTGCCAACTGAGCTGGGGTACCGGTCTTTGAACATTCCATATGTGCTGCAATTTCTGGAGAAGCGAAAATCAGCGCTGGCGGATCATAATCTGCTGCAGATGATCGATGACGCGGGGCGAACCAAAAATGTCTCTCCTTATCTGCTGATTGCCATTACCGGCCAAGAGCAGTCGTTTGTGCCGAAAAACAATAACCATGCCTCGGAGATTATCCGTAATCCATGGAATGTGTATGGATGCTGGTGCAAGGGGAAAGGTGCGGGGCTCTCAACCGGTGAGGCTGCGCAGATTGCGGCGAATACGATCATTAAGCTATCTCAGGATCTTCCGGCCGGAAGAGATCCCATCCAGTGGTTATCGGCCAAAGATAATCCCCGAGGCTACTATGCAGAAGATAACGGATGGTGGATCGGCGTATCCAAGTACTTCAAATTGTTAGTTGCGGGGAGTGGTTGA
- a CDS encoding FtsK/SpoIIIE domain-containing protein → MSTPDPPPKESFGQFVNRLTVLAALGSVTVLFLEPSPELSHLAQTVLRYAVTLWLGIVGVPHIARVAWKHRKRMGPWLIQLQQKIRNREWRLGPSPADISLSKLPNAEGVESMPSVPERGEPNHRPVVITSEQSVQSGHHALFPPNPRPYSSSTLLAEQASELIFNTVQLAGLKMEEPPEILSIDAGPTLQTISFRLPARLQLSDLVKKRDDLANHIGHDRSFAVTSSPFSSAAAFILPHTERAFVYMSDMTQDLKVFAQTAELPMVFGKDMLGKPILVDLAKLPHLLVAGATGSGKSVFINGLLTSLASTRSPEQVQFLLIDPKMVEFTMYTGLPHLISPPVTDPKRAALTLKKLVVEMEKRYKRFSEAGVRNLPQYNRNHPGDQMPYIVTVIDEYADLMVIARADVEETVQRLTQMGRAAGLHLILGTQRPSVDVVTGVIKSNLPSRVAFHLLSVYDFKTVMDTGGPHLLGGGDGICMLNGGGQKRFQSAAISADDDETTRYIEELKRYWRNELRLRKADPETAAATDSSLLALIDGEEANDSSEAGNEPVGPSASNIAPFDEWADQEEEEPLQLDESMYDQVIRLARKHKGVSGRLLQQALNIDYITAATFVEQLSREGKVAAEYDPETGLKPWLAVTKESDEELLLRIQRIICETKSTRSTDIQQALGIRKEKVLQLMGQLAQVGFLLPPTSTKGGYMLAWEEEQIQQFLAKEMR, encoded by the coding sequence GTGAGCACTCCAGATCCACCGCCAAAAGAATCCTTTGGACAGTTCGTGAATCGCCTGACGGTCTTGGCTGCGCTGGGAAGTGTAACCGTATTGTTCCTGGAGCCATCGCCAGAACTTAGCCATTTGGCACAAACGGTGCTCCGGTATGCAGTCACATTATGGCTGGGTATTGTGGGTGTACCCCACATTGCGCGAGTGGCTTGGAAGCATCGGAAACGCATGGGGCCATGGCTTATCCAGTTACAGCAAAAGATTCGAAACCGGGAATGGAGACTGGGGCCATCCCCAGCAGATATTTCGCTGAGCAAGCTGCCCAATGCCGAGGGTGTGGAATCGATGCCTTCCGTACCTGAGCGGGGCGAACCCAATCATAGGCCGGTTGTGATTACAAGCGAACAGAGTGTTCAATCGGGACATCATGCGCTTTTTCCACCGAACCCTCGGCCCTATTCTTCTTCTACGTTATTGGCAGAGCAGGCATCGGAGCTCATCTTCAATACGGTCCAGTTGGCAGGACTGAAAATGGAGGAACCGCCAGAAATTCTGTCCATCGATGCGGGGCCAACGCTACAAACCATCTCCTTTCGCTTACCGGCCCGGCTGCAGCTCAGTGATCTGGTCAAAAAAAGAGATGATCTGGCGAACCATATCGGACATGACCGGAGTTTCGCGGTGACCTCATCCCCGTTTTCAAGCGCAGCAGCCTTTATATTGCCTCATACCGAACGGGCATTTGTATATATGAGTGATATGACACAAGACCTGAAGGTGTTTGCTCAAACGGCTGAACTGCCTATGGTGTTCGGGAAGGATATGTTGGGGAAACCGATCCTGGTGGACTTAGCCAAATTACCGCATTTGCTTGTGGCAGGGGCAACCGGTTCTGGGAAATCGGTGTTTATCAATGGGCTGCTTACATCACTTGCTTCAACTCGATCACCGGAGCAAGTTCAGTTTCTGCTCATTGATCCAAAGATGGTCGAGTTTACGATGTATACCGGCTTGCCGCATCTGATCTCCCCGCCTGTGACTGATCCGAAACGGGCAGCACTGACGCTCAAGAAGCTAGTAGTAGAGATGGAAAAGCGGTATAAGCGTTTTTCGGAAGCCGGTGTACGGAACTTGCCGCAGTACAACCGGAATCATCCGGGGGATCAGATGCCGTATATCGTCACTGTAATTGATGAATATGCCGACCTGATGGTTATTGCCCGAGCGGATGTGGAGGAAACCGTGCAACGCCTGACTCAAATGGGACGGGCTGCAGGACTCCATCTGATCCTGGGGACTCAACGTCCCAGCGTGGATGTGGTGACCGGTGTGATTAAGTCGAACCTGCCATCCCGGGTGGCGTTTCATTTGCTGAGTGTCTATGATTTCAAGACCGTAATGGATACAGGGGGTCCGCATTTGCTCGGGGGTGGGGATGGGATCTGCATGCTGAATGGTGGAGGGCAGAAGAGATTCCAGTCCGCGGCGATCAGCGCAGATGATGATGAGACGACCCGGTATATAGAGGAGTTGAAGCGCTATTGGCGGAATGAACTACGGTTGCGGAAAGCAGATCCAGAAACAGCAGCTGCTACAGATTCTTCTTTGCTTGCTCTCATAGACGGTGAGGAGGCCAACGATTCATCAGAAGCTGGGAATGAGCCTGTCGGTCCATCAGCATCAAACATAGCTCCATTTGACGAGTGGGCTGATCAGGAGGAAGAGGAGCCATTACAGCTGGATGAGAGTATGTACGATCAGGTTATTCGCTTGGCGCGGAAGCACAAAGGTGTATCGGGCAGGCTATTGCAGCAAGCGTTGAACATTGACTACATTACGGCAGCGACCTTTGTGGAGCAGTTAAGCAGAGAAGGAAAGGTGGCTGCTGAGTATGATCCGGAAACGGGGTTGAAGCCTTGGTTAGCAGTTACCAAAGAGAGTGATGAAGAATTACTACTTAGAATTCAGCGGATAATTTGTGAGACGAAATCCACACGTTCCACCGACATTCAGCAAGCCCTTGGGATTCGCAAGGAGAAGGTGCTACAACTGATGGGACAACTGGCGCAGGTGGGTTTTTTGCTGCCTCCTACAAGTACAAAAGGAGGTTATATGTTGGCTTGGGAAGAGGAACAAATTCAACAATTCTTAGCCAAAGAAATGCGATAA
- a CDS encoding ATPase, T2SS/T4P/T4SS family — MTGKAQVIAFANLGGGDAVQGVMKLIRTYPKDQRVVVAELPCVGLPRMAYTFDQQIAELHKERTMDQFLLDMDRQAVKPIQEYMVQRSGVDYMLVNPRSQPEAPVIRKLTSNQTLISASVVLRQQLEASYDVIILLTQGSFIQPTTHFALRTADAVVLYSADAIDFVGNYTHYRRLLEVFSVKSERLYLFSADTNVKIDEAPVYTKFSELIKRWKTLEPNQIPVREGQAAGRDNETVGIIEPLEYLDVQITIQPVNSEWSEGDAKKLEGLLNFVRYRLQEEHLDEYVQSLTHEPSRQKIRYYISDLIREQNEYSLSIPLNEVVEWVQKEITELGVLQGILDNPTVSSIEINGPEQVIIEQGGQDIHRPDIKFQSVSHLYEVINKMLMPIGKPISSTDPIVDANYRGFRICVVADTKEYQGVSANAPLISIRKFPPDVYTDEQCIQYGNISPEMAEFLHFIVPKGANLVIGGGTNSGKTTQLIRLPMCMEPITRIISIEDSEEMMLASKLQYLHYPNLPSLLVKEVEDEKKSYGIAKLIKACLRLKPEVMCIGEIRDEPAAQQSLIGMNTGHTVWTTIHANSAKEAATRFLQLNGNTMAAASQISGSIDLIVFQKKLPNGVRVVTELSELIGYRGTEEPVLNPIFKYDYSRKRHVRVGKIQSESLMEKIYLKDPAQEEVRRWCEGKELKAI, encoded by the coding sequence ATGACCGGCAAAGCGCAGGTGATCGCCTTCGCCAATCTGGGCGGCGGGGATGCCGTTCAAGGGGTGATGAAACTGATCCGCACCTATCCCAAGGATCAGCGCGTGGTAGTCGCGGAGTTACCTTGTGTCGGGTTGCCGCGTATGGCCTACACCTTCGATCAGCAAATCGCCGAACTTCACAAAGAACGCACCATGGATCAGTTCCTGCTCGACATGGACCGCCAAGCCGTGAAGCCCATCCAGGAGTACATGGTACAGCGGAGTGGCGTGGACTATATGTTGGTCAATCCGCGTTCTCAGCCGGAAGCACCCGTCATTCGCAAATTGACATCCAATCAAACGTTAATATCGGCATCGGTGGTGCTACGGCAGCAGCTGGAGGCTTCCTATGATGTGATCATTCTGCTCACACAGGGGTCGTTCATCCAGCCCACAACTCATTTTGCACTACGAACCGCAGATGCAGTGGTACTCTACAGCGCAGATGCTATTGATTTTGTCGGCAATTATACGCATTACCGCAGGCTTCTCGAAGTGTTCAGTGTGAAGTCGGAGCGATTGTATCTGTTCAGTGCAGATACCAATGTCAAAATTGATGAAGCACCTGTGTATACCAAATTCAGTGAGCTAATCAAACGCTGGAAGACGCTTGAACCGAACCAGATCCCCGTGCGGGAAGGACAAGCTGCTGGGCGTGACAATGAAACGGTAGGGATCATTGAACCCCTGGAATACTTGGATGTTCAGATAACCATTCAGCCGGTCAACAGTGAATGGTCAGAGGGGGATGCCAAGAAACTGGAGGGGCTGCTGAACTTCGTCCGTTACCGGCTACAGGAGGAACACCTGGATGAATATGTGCAGTCCCTAACCCATGAACCTTCGCGGCAAAAGATCCGTTATTACATCTCGGATTTGATCCGGGAACAGAACGAGTATTCCTTATCGATTCCTCTGAATGAAGTGGTGGAATGGGTGCAGAAGGAGATTACCGAGCTTGGGGTGCTGCAGGGCATTTTGGATAATCCTACGGTCAGTTCGATAGAAATCAATGGTCCGGAGCAAGTGATCATCGAGCAAGGCGGTCAAGATATACACCGGCCAGATATCAAGTTTCAGAGCGTGTCTCACTTGTATGAAGTAATTAACAAAATGCTCATGCCGATCGGCAAACCAATCTCCAGCACCGATCCGATTGTGGATGCCAATTACCGAGGCTTCCGGATCTGTGTCGTTGCGGATACGAAAGAGTACCAGGGGGTTAGCGCGAATGCACCGCTGATCAGTATCCGCAAGTTCCCGCCGGATGTGTACACGGATGAGCAGTGTATCCAGTATGGAAACATCTCGCCAGAGATGGCCGAATTCCTGCATTTCATTGTTCCGAAGGGTGCCAATCTCGTCATTGGCGGTGGAACCAACAGCGGGAAGACCACTCAATTGATTCGTCTGCCAATGTGCATGGAGCCCATTACCCGTATTATCTCCATTGAGGATTCGGAGGAAATGATGCTGGCCAGCAAGCTGCAGTATCTGCATTATCCGAATCTGCCTTCCCTGCTAGTGAAGGAGGTCGAGGATGAGAAGAAGAGCTATGGCATCGCCAAGCTAATCAAAGCTTGTCTGCGGCTCAAACCAGAGGTGATGTGCATCGGGGAGATCCGGGATGAACCGGCAGCACAACAAAGCCTGATTGGGATGAACACTGGGCACACCGTCTGGACGACCATTCACGCGAACAGCGCGAAAGAAGCGGCGACCCGGTTCCTGCAACTCAACGGGAATACCATGGCTGCGGCCAGTCAGATTTCTGGATCAATTGACCTCATCGTGTTCCAGAAGAAATTGCCGAATGGAGTCCGTGTGGTGACCGAGCTGTCAGAGCTGATTGGCTACCGGGGAACCGAAGAGCCGGTGCTCAATCCGATCTTCAAATACGATTACAGCCGGAAACGGCATGTTCGGGTCGGCAAGATCCAGTCTGAGTCATTGATGGAGAAGATTTATTTGAAAGACCCTGCGCAGGAAGAAGTCCGGCGCTGGTGTGAAGGGAAGGAGTTGAAGGCTATATGA
- a CDS encoding DUF3885 domain-containing protein — MKNRNLDDLLLNNFAGIELKNPLFYNAPFGIRFEAGGEVNVMEKRVQQIKYRAVTLYNAVNHENDDIYLVIFMDSWEEHPVDYFEKDVLKIFESFIIGTDSRQINKKEQEYRYNDPDEQDNTVTIRYWVKLKSKELNIDNLLYAVANRAIGNDVNGIVGDLFLVNETRKSIFYLYDDRGLDIVAENKEILRPIYEQYNDWILDFDRERIKKMFGN; from the coding sequence TTGAAAAATAGAAATTTAGATGATTTACTTTTGAATAATTTTGCTGGAATTGAATTGAAGAACCCTCTTTTTTACAACGCCCCATTTGGCATTAGATTTGAAGCAGGGGGAGAGGTTAATGTGATGGAAAAAAGAGTTCAACAGATAAAATATAGGGCTGTGACTCTATATAATGCAGTCAATCACGAAAATGATGATATATATTTAGTTATATTTATGGACAGCTGGGAGGAACATCCAGTAGACTATTTTGAAAAAGATGTTTTGAAAATATTTGAAAGTTTTATTATTGGAACAGATTCAAGACAAATTAATAAGAAAGAACAGGAATACAGATACAATGATCCGGATGAGCAAGATAATACAGTAACCATTCGATACTGGGTAAAGTTAAAATCGAAAGAGCTGAATATTGATAATCTACTTTATGCAGTTGCAAATCGAGCAATTGGCAATGATGTTAATGGAATTGTTGGAGATTTATTTTTAGTTAATGAGACTAGAAAAAGTATTTTTTATCTTTATGACGACAGAGGATTGGATATTGTTGCAGAAAATAAGGAGATCTTAAGACCGATTTATGAGCAGTATAATGACTGGATTCTAGATTTTGATCGTGAAAGAATCAAGAAGATGTTTGGTAATTAA
- a CDS encoding DUF87 domain-containing protein, translated as MSLLRHTKRLVKQWKKQSRQLVVNMVDGKDGKTGHYVRVLMVQEYPPEIIAGYLDQLDGIVTHAGATLRKTIRYAQSDIKFNTRMKYKLNRLTASIQDQSETDPARNAEIAAKETILALRDSTLSSDHKLVEVQTFLTLSAPKLHQIEAAEAGLKLWFDNMSGKLNELRREQQEAMRQTSPAFDPYSDHSEFFNKTHYGRVTTDSVAARTYPMTRGSFSDSEGLYFGRRTEDGGFCFVNLCDPDDPRAQNVTVFGKTGEGKSYFLKALVVSLLEEGVHVFVFDLDGEWRELCAYVGGVYIDHTTEEGRYFEPLTIMPAITEIDEECAQYNRSRYKMAEKSGVRTFSLLGENLTRPEIFEVGEAIRRVYRAAGIEKQQPDTWNAPTGPKPTIHAVFAEIEEAAHSNADAKSLYDKIKIYFIGIYDDIFQIEEASNFDQKAPLVVYRVGSGEEDESKKDESAKQAQIKMSMAFEQVNANIHLLKIAGADFSAVLVDEGQRQLQNPELRSYVFTWYTAIRKQNGMMILAGNSPAIMLDTAAGVGMWENTSVRVYFYMEQSAVRLLSSHADLPSEIQELITQNEGTQRYILENHKRYDELIMHVPPEEHVLYKTRGLKTAG; from the coding sequence ATGAGCCTGCTCAGACATACGAAGCGGTTAGTTAAACAATGGAAGAAGCAGTCCCGGCAACTGGTGGTGAACATGGTAGACGGCAAGGATGGGAAGACCGGCCATTATGTGCGGGTCCTCATGGTTCAAGAGTATCCGCCAGAGATCATCGCCGGGTATCTGGATCAGCTGGATGGCATCGTTACGCATGCCGGTGCTACCTTACGCAAAACGATCCGGTATGCGCAAAGCGATATCAAATTCAACACCCGAATGAAGTACAAGCTGAACCGGTTAACAGCCAGTATTCAGGATCAGAGTGAAACAGACCCGGCACGGAATGCAGAGATTGCCGCGAAGGAGACCATTCTTGCCTTGCGGGATTCCACGCTGTCCAGTGATCATAAGCTGGTTGAGGTGCAGACCTTCTTAACGTTATCTGCACCGAAGCTGCATCAGATTGAGGCGGCAGAGGCAGGGCTGAAGCTGTGGTTCGACAACATGTCCGGGAAACTAAATGAACTTAGGCGTGAGCAGCAAGAGGCGATGCGGCAAACATCACCGGCCTTTGACCCCTACAGTGATCACAGTGAATTTTTCAACAAGACGCATTATGGGCGGGTCACGACAGATTCTGTCGCGGCACGCACCTACCCCATGACCCGAGGCTCGTTCTCGGATAGCGAAGGACTATATTTTGGTCGCCGGACCGAGGACGGCGGCTTTTGTTTTGTGAATCTATGTGATCCGGATGATCCCCGGGCGCAGAATGTGACTGTGTTTGGCAAGACTGGCGAAGGCAAAAGTTACTTTCTGAAGGCACTGGTGGTCTCGCTGCTGGAAGAAGGCGTACATGTATTTGTCTTTGACCTGGACGGCGAGTGGCGGGAGCTCTGTGCCTATGTGGGCGGCGTGTATATTGACCATACCACCGAAGAAGGACGTTATTTTGAACCGCTGACGATTATGCCTGCCATCACGGAGATCGATGAGGAATGTGCGCAGTATAATCGCTCCCGGTACAAGATGGCCGAGAAAAGCGGCGTGCGCACTTTCTCGCTGCTCGGGGAGAATCTAACCCGCCCGGAAATTTTTGAAGTGGGCGAAGCCATTCGGAGAGTCTACCGTGCCGCAGGGATTGAGAAGCAGCAGCCGGACACCTGGAATGCACCTACCGGACCGAAGCCGACCATTCATGCCGTGTTCGCGGAAATTGAAGAGGCAGCTCATAGCAATGCCGATGCTAAAAGCTTGTATGACAAAATCAAAATCTATTTCATCGGGATCTACGATGATATTTTCCAAATCGAAGAGGCCTCTAATTTTGATCAGAAAGCACCGCTGGTTGTCTACCGGGTCGGCTCCGGCGAGGAGGACGAGTCCAAGAAGGATGAATCGGCGAAGCAAGCACAGATCAAGATGTCGATGGCCTTTGAACAGGTCAATGCGAACATTCATCTGCTCAAAATTGCCGGAGCTGACTTTTCTGCCGTTCTGGTGGACGAGGGGCAGCGGCAGTTGCAAAATCCGGAGCTGCGCAGTTATGTCTTCACCTGGTATACGGCGATTCGCAAGCAGAACGGCATGATGATCCTGGCAGGCAATTCTCCGGCGATTATGCTGGATACCGCAGCTGGGGTAGGCATGTGGGAGAATACCAGCGTGCGCGTGTACTTTTACATGGAGCAGTCCGCAGTACGTTTACTCTCCTCCCATGCGGATCTGCCCAGCGAGATTCAAGAGCTCATTACGCAGAATGAAGGCACGCAGCGCTACATCCTAGAGAACCACAAACGCTACGATGAACTGATCATGCATGTCCCTCCGGAAGAGCATGTCCTGTACAAAACACGGGGACTGAAGACTGCAGGGTAG
- a CDS encoding metal-dependent hydrolase, which yields MNRQGHIGMAILAGSAVLYVSPEISILPAVGLIAAAGIGGLLPDLDHKTSTVSNKLQFSARTRKKLKGLSALSLGMGILWFVLQQPMLWLWAAVGLILALASRLRMLLLSGLGLLLLAGYELYTLHWLTLFAGVALLVIPFVKHRGIIHSPEFAGALSLGVVSFTATQPVLLQALGLGLLAGWWSHLAGDAVTVEGIRSVLIPRMKVALNLLRNGGAAERWIARSCWLCSIAIWLIIFY from the coding sequence ATGAATCGACAAGGACATATAGGAATGGCGATTCTGGCTGGTTCCGCAGTGCTCTATGTTTCTCCAGAAATATCCATCCTACCTGCTGTCGGATTGATTGCCGCTGCTGGGATTGGCGGGCTGCTGCCGGATTTGGATCATAAGACCAGCACGGTCAGTAATAAGCTCCAGTTCTCGGCAAGGACGCGAAAGAAACTGAAAGGATTGTCCGCCCTATCGTTGGGAATGGGAATCTTGTGGTTTGTCCTGCAGCAGCCAATGCTTTGGCTATGGGCAGCGGTAGGCCTGATCCTTGCCCTAGCCTCTCGGCTACGCATGCTCCTCCTAAGCGGTCTTGGACTGCTGCTGCTTGCAGGATATGAACTATATACCCTGCATTGGCTCACGCTGTTTGCCGGTGTTGCTTTGCTGGTGATACCTTTTGTTAAGCATCGCGGGATTATTCATAGTCCGGAGTTCGCCGGTGCTTTGAGCCTTGGCGTAGTCTCTTTTACCGCGACTCAGCCGGTTCTCCTCCAGGCGCTGGGTTTAGGCTTGTTGGCAGGATGGTGGTCGCATTTGGCCGGGGATGCGGTAACGGTGGAGGGCATTCGGTCCGTGCTGATCCCCCGGATGAAGGTGGCACTGAATCTGCTGCGAAACGGTGGGGCAGCAGAGCGGTGGATCGCAAGAAGCTGCTGGCTCTGTAGTATCGCAATTTGGCTGATTATATTCTATTAA
- a CDS encoding DUF4320 family protein: MRRRWKQFIRSERGDGIISFFFLMLIVLTIALITVSIVQYVMIRSNLRTAAGEVLQIMKVENGADHATRTRLDGLLQSMGMNPAMVSFSATPKPVQRGDLLEVTVVREYNVFALKAVGVYYTIPITVHVSGLAHKFFRTGD; encoded by the coding sequence ATGCGCCGCAGATGGAAACAGTTTATCCGGAGCGAGAGAGGAGACGGTATCATATCCTTCTTCTTTCTGATGCTGATCGTGTTAACGATTGCTTTGATTACGGTGAGCATTGTGCAATATGTGATGATCCGTTCCAATTTACGTACAGCCGCAGGGGAAGTGCTGCAGATCATGAAGGTGGAGAATGGGGCAGACCATGCAACACGGACCCGGCTGGATGGTTTGCTCCAAAGCATGGGCATGAATCCGGCCATGGTATCGTTCAGCGCTACCCCGAAGCCGGTCCAGCGCGGAGATCTGCTGGAAGTAACGGTGGTTCGGGAGTATAACGTATTTGCCCTGAAGGCGGTGGGCGTTTACTATACCATACCGATAACGGTTCATGTCTCTGGACTAGCGCATAAATTCTTCAGGACGGGGGATTAG